A DNA window from Plasmodium brasilianum strain Bolivian I chromosome 12, whole genome shotgun sequence contains the following coding sequences:
- a CDS encoding ribosome biogenesis protein TSR1, translating to MKHRSHLKQKNKVYKKCKSQKRNKNLKKVQKKKRNNATLKYSHILHRAFQSHCTKANNLKSKLQEKSKYIPFYSCLNICLIGFHENADVLSFKKEFIKYLCEKNVIYDIPRDIYGIIDGTKCADLILCIFKDGNVEKSSFDELGYNLLSVLRIQGVPSVIGIGYNTKENSNKNTQKFVARYFNSEFTLDDKIFFINSDDNNKNFHFNKLYNEIMNIKVKSVSYREGRGYMMADSCQYNPVNDSIYIKGFVKGIGFNIYNPLHITNIGDYYIDDIYVIDVIKGKKNMNSSEGIGAKLSLFDIIQNNEQEENSFNFINNFLHNSKIANNDFNYNCLHVQNSANRSNLNEENDLLCVRPYTSQENNFYVNNLMTLKNNSITEYPPSRLFDQTDDYANSSDHAVYNFNLNNALNGTNNDEYNKGVSKISTSSMNCMDSTNYSNKTNNMYNVHGSVNGNNDHNNTCKKGNSDNIWMYISNEKHEVNDNIISSFDRHETQNVGVNNTGSSNICTEEHFNSISFSQGNNSCEHGGGESEMEKGNKNNSSSRSSSSGRSSGSSSGSSSGSIDSRSSSGSNNDSIEKDSDNSDYIYLCKNISARERFKRYRSLQSFRTSYVDVYEDLPLEYSRIYDYESSENLGKYSKRKYIENCKIINGEYTLTDAYCLFIIKNDGKLYNLIQYLQKKKLPFILSSLLPFERKVTVVNMEIERTFSYLGNVESKEVFEIVCGFRHFVSCPIFSEQIVKSTQAKGKYEKNLKYGKKYVASVYAFTTVTNAPVFIIKKKKIHQEEGRCNEDRLHIQTPENVCDTKNCNNSLEGAEGGINSSNNYISNNVISNNFVSNYNIRNYNISKYDRSSSNNNGNSSCTNKLRSENINVELFDPFTTNDTNNIMSVLVAHGKVINCDCKRIIMKRISICGKIFKINKKGAVIRNMFYNPKDINYFKPVELHTKFGLTGKILESLGTHGKMKCMFNDVLKQHDKVFINLYKRVYPIWFPLTWGGDPNLGPDDKHLQKKRKNINLSHL from the exons atGAAGCATAGATCACATTTAAagcaaaaaaacaaagtttataaaaaatgtaaaagtcAGAAAcggaataaaaatttaaaaaaagttcagaaaaagaagagaaataATGCAACTTTAAAATACAGTCATATTTTACATAGGGCATTTCAATCCCATTGTACAAAAGCGAATAACTTAAAAAGTAAACTTCaggaaaaatcaaaatacaTACCATTTTACAgttgtttaaatatatgtttaatagGGTTTCATGAAAATGCAGATGTtctatcatttaaaaaagagttcataaaatatttatgtgaaAAAAATG TAATTTATGATATACCACGAGATATATATGGAATAATAGATGGAACAAAATGTGCCGATTTaattttgtgtatttttaaaGATGGAAATGTTGAGAAATCCTCTTTTGATGAATTGGGTTATAACTTGTTATCAGTTTTAAGAATACAAGGAGTTCCATCAGTTATCGGTATAGGATATAACACAAaagaaaatagtaataaaaatacacagAAATTTGTGGCCAGGTATTTTAACTCAGAATTTACATTAgatgataaaatattctttattaataGTGATGacaacaataaaaattttcattttaacaaactttataatgaaataatgaatataaaagtaaagagTGTCTCTTATAGAGAAGGAAGAGGCTACATGATGGCTGACTCATGTCAATATAATCCAGTTAATGATTCCATTTACATAAAAGGGTTTGTGAAAGGTATAggatttaatatttacaacCCATTACATATAACGAACATTGGAGATTATTATATCGATGATATATATGTCATAGATGtgataaaaggaaaaaaaaatatgaatagtaGTGAAGGAATAGGTGCTAAACTTTCCCTATTTGatataattcaaaataatgaacaagaagaaaatagttttaattttataaacaattttcttcataatagtaaaatagcTAATAATGATTTTAATTACAATTGTTTACACGTTCAAAATAGCGCAAACAGAAGTAATCTAAATGAGGAAAATGATTTATTGTGTGTACGACCATACACTTCccaagaaaataatttttatgttaacaATTTAATGactcttaaaaataattctataaCAGAATATCCCCCTTCTAGATTGTTTGATCAAACAGATGATTATGCAAACAGCAGTGATCATGctgtttataattttaatttaaacaaTGCCTTAAATGGTACAAACAATGATGAGTATAATAAAGGCGTGTCTAAGATAAGTACAAGCAGTATGAACTGTATGGACAGCACGAATTATtcaaacaaaacaaataacATGTACAATGTACACGGCAGTGTAAATGGAAATAATGATCATAATAATACGTGCAAAAAGGGCAATTCGGATAATATTTGGATGTATATATCGAACGAAAAACATGAAGTAAACgataatattattagttCTTTTGATAGACACGAAACACAAAATGTAGGAGTAAATAACACTGGCAGTAGTAATATATGCACTGAGGAGCATTTCAATAGTATCAGCTTTTCACAGGGAAACAATTCTTGTGAACATGGTGGAGGGGAATCAGAAATGGAGAAAGGCAATAAGAATAATAGTAGCAGTAGGAGTAGTAGTAGTGGTAGAAGTAGTGGTAGTAGTAGTGGTAGTAGTAGTGGTAGTATTGATAGTAGAAGTAGTAGTGGTAGTAATAATGATTCCATAGAAAAGGACTCAGATAATTCTGATTATATCTATCTgtgcaaaaatataagtgCTAGGGAACGGTTCAAGAGATATAGAAGTTTGCAAAGTTTTAGAACCTCCTATGTGGATGTGTATGAGGATTTACCTTTGGAATATTCACGTATTTATGATTATGAAAGTTCAGAAAATTTAggaaaatattcaaaaaggaaatatatagaaaattgcaaaattataaatgGAGAATATACCTTAACAGATGCCTactgtttatttattataaaaaatgatggaaaattgtataatttaatacAGTATTtacagaagaaaaaattaccttttatattatcaagTTTACTGCCTTTTGAAAGAAAAGTAACAGTAGTGAATATGGAAATAGAAAGaactttttcttatttaggGAACGTAGAATCAAAAGAGGTATTTGAGATAGTATGTGGGTTTAGACATTTTGTTTCTTGTCCTATTTTCAGTGAACAAATTGTTAAGTCAACACAagcaaaaggaaaatatgaaaaaaatttgaaatatgGGAAAAAGTATGTTGCTTCCGTATATGCCTTTACAACAGTCACCAATGCCcctgtttttattataaaaaaaaaaaaaattcatcaAGAAGAAGGAAGATGTAATGAGGATCGCTTGCATATACAAACACCAGAAAATGTATGCGACACGAAAAATTGCAACAATAGTTTAGAAGGTGCAGAAGGAGGCATTAACAGTAGTAATAACTACATTAGTAACAACGTCATTAGTAACAACTTCGTTAGTAATTACAACATTAGAAACTACAACATTAGTAAATACGACCgtagtagtagtaacaataatggTAATTCGTCATGTACAAACAAGCTAAGAAGTGAGAATATCAATGTTGAACTTTTCGATCCTTTTACCACTAACGATACTAATAATATCATGTCAGTGTTAGTTGCACATGGGAAAGTTATCAACTGTGATtgtaaaagaataattatgaaaagaaTAAGTATTTGtggaaaaattttcaaaattaataaaaaaggagcCGTTATTAGAAACATGTTTTATAACCCGAAAGATATAAATTACTTTAAGCCAGTAGAATTACATACGAAATTTGGTTTAACTGGAAAAATATTAGAGTCATTAGGAACCCATGGAAAAATGAAGTGCATGTTTAATGATGTCCTAAAACAGCATGATaaagtttttattaatttgtataaaaGAGTATATCCTATATGGTTCCCTTTAACATGGGGAGGGGACCCCAATTTAGGTCCCGATGATAAGCATTTACAGAAAAAAcggaaaaatattaatttgtcTCATTTGTGA
- a CDS encoding sortilin: MKKKVERRNCLRYKKSYRSDETKMRNFFSKNINKNCSFLYIFFFLFFSLIYLAQCQITKKKVSVSEINFDSAVDDVQWCGNNHMTVLVKTVKGRLYRSADGGKIWTNITSNLSENGNNKNDASNHTNEMTVVDLIMVNPVDKNVVLIIGNQKNHYVSENAGETFRLVNYKNKINFWQFHSTKTHWALVSSWTSACYSTDEKNGECMQTLSVTKDLGRTFQLIDIYVVQFNWGDKESHLEDTVYYTHHKNRNGHQQRFSGWSKDVDFVSTDNFGRSVDVLVKQGNKFLISNGYIFVARLNDVIKQTVNMMVSTDGGKTFNKANLPENIHEKSYTVLDTSEGAIMLHVNHGISSDRVNTGNVYISDASGLNYTLSLPNNIRTSSGECEFDKVLSLDGVYIANFLDDQDEIKDEDLRFNNFKAQLEDEFSPFQTNTEKRKKLSAKGKNEDLVRTVISFNKGGHWSYLKAPKVDSRGNRYDCGDNCYLHLHGITNYHQYAPFYSIENAVGIIMGTGNVGSHLRYESDEVNTFLSRDGGVTWMEAHKGPYIYEYGDHGGLIVMADDLHKTNQIVFSWNEGQSWFDFELGQFSIDVDNIVAEPNSSSVEFLVYGTRNDVGVLYHLDFNTLGQPLCKGLWAADSVSSDYETWSPGSGSFSDKCTLGRKITYTRRKQTSECFNGKDLKRTVDKKACECTPEDYECETGFTRKIGSYECKPNDPTLTVEGCTSSSYFYANAYRKVPGDICINGWIPEKVPVPCPAHAPFNRSAKSILFIIFIIGLIMLIVTYMCRNPKFKNLFYNYGFDTFEHVKYSVIKTKRGNVSNNGFEPEMEFIDAQQDDNEEDVPTLLSYSSERNKTRNNDFKLARNRSNQNNYMTSRDFSPPKSYGENIELL, encoded by the exons atgaaaaaaaaggttgAAAGGAGGAATTGTTTAAGATATAAAAAGAGTTACAGATCAGATGAAACAAAGAtgcgaaattttttttcaaaaaatataaataaaaattgttcttttctttacattttttttttcctttttttctcattaatatatttagcaCAATGtcaaataacaaaaaaaaaagtatcaGTTAGTGAAATCAATTTCGATAGTGCTGTGGACGATGTTCAGTGGTGTGGTAATAATCATATGACTGTTTTAGTTAAAACAGTAAAAGGAAGATTATATAGAAGTGCGGATGGTGGTAAGATATGGACAAATATAACAAGTAATTTATctgaaaatggaaataataaaaatgacgCATCAAATCATACAAATGAGATGACTGTAGTAGATCTTATTATGGTGAACCCAGTGGATAAAAATGTAGTATTAATTATTGGGAATCAAAAAAATCATTACGTTTCAGAAAATGCAGGAGAAACGTTTCGATTAgtgaattataaaaacaaaataaatttttggcAGTTTCATAGTACAAAAACGCATTGGGCATTAGTTTCTTCATGGACTTCAGCCTGTTATTCTAcggatgaaaaaaatggagaATGCATGCAAACTTTATCAGTAACAAAAGATTTAGGAAGAACTTTTCAATTAATAGATATTTATGTAGTTCAATTTAATTGGGGAGATAAAGAATCACATTTAGAAGACACAGTCTATTATACTCatcataaaaatagaaatggGCATCAGCAGAGATTCAGTGGATGGTCTAAAGATGTCGACTTTGTATCTACGGATAATTTTGGAAGAAGTGTAGATGTATTAGTGAAACaaggaaataaatttttaatatcaaaTGGATACATATTTGTTGCTAGATTAAATGATGTAATTAAACAAACTGTTAATATGATGGTATCAACTGATGGAGGtaaaacatttaataaaGCCAATTTACCAGAAAATATACATGAAAAATCTTATACCGTTTTAGATACATCAGAGGGTGCTATAATGCTACATGTAAATCATGGAATTTCATCTGATAGAGTTAATACAGGAAATGTGTATATTTCGGACGCTTCTGGATTAAATTATACTCTTTCTTTAccaaataatataagaacGTCTTCAGGTGAATGCGAATTTGATAAGGTGCTGAGTTTAGATGGAGTGTACATTGCAAATTTTTTAGATGATCAAGATGAAATTAAAGATGAAGATTTAaggtttaataattttaaagcaCAATTAGAAGATGAGTTCAGTCCATTTCAAACAAATactgaaaaaaggaaaaaactaTCGGCAAAAGGGAAAAATGAAGATTTAGTTAGAACAGTAATTTCTTTTAACAAAGGTGGTCATTGGTCTTATTTAAAAGCACCAAAAGTGGACAGTAGAGGAAATAGATATGACTGTGGAGATAACTGTTATCTACATTTACATGGTATAACAAATTATCATCAGTATGCTCCATTTTATTCTATAGAAAATGCTGTTGGAATAATTATGGGAACAGGTAATGTTGGAAGTCATTTAAGATATGAAAGCGATGAAGTAAATACTTTTTTGTCAAGAGATGGAGGAGTAACATGGATGGAAGCTCATAAAGgtccatatatttatgagtATGGAGATCATGGAGGTTTAATAGTTATGGCTGATGATTTACATAAAACAAATCAAATTGTATTTAGTTGGAATGAAGGACAAAGTTGGTTTGATTTTGAATTAGGACAATTTTCAATTGATGTTGATAATATTGTAGCAGAACCGAATTCTTCCTCTGTCGAATTTTTAGTGTATGGTACAAGAAATGATGTTGGTGTTCTATATCATCTTGATTTTAATACTCTTGGTCAACCTTTATGTAAAGGTTTGTGGGCAGCTGATTCGGTTTCTTCAGATTATGAAACATGGTCACCTGGTAGTGGATCCTTTTCTGATAAATGTACTTTAGGTAGAAAAATTACTTACACAAGAAGAAAACAGACATCTGAATGTTTTAACGGAaaagatttaaaaagaaCAGTTGATAAAAAAGCTTGCGAATGTACACCAGAAGATTATGAATGTGAAACTGGTTTCACCCGTAAAATTGGAAGTTATGAATGTAAGCCCAATGATCCAACTTTAACAGTTGAAGGATGTACAAGcagttcttatttttatgcaaATGCATATAGGAAAGTACCTGGTGATATCTGTATTAATGGTTGGATTCCTGAGAAAGTTCCTGTCCCTTGCCCAGCACACGCTCCTTTTAATAGAA GCGCTAagtctattttatttataatatttattataggCCTGATTATGCTCATAGTTACCTACATGTGCAGAAAtccaaaatttaaaaaccTGTTTTACAACTATG GTTTCGATACTTTTGAACATGTTAAATATTCAGTCATTAAAACTAAAAGAGGAAATGTAAGTAACAATGGATTTGAACCAGAAATGGAATTTATAGACGCGCAACAA GATGACAACGAGGAGGACGTTCCAACGCTTTTGTCTTATTCCAGTGAAAGGAATAAAACAAGAAATAACGATTTTAAGTTAGCCCGAAACAGATCaaatcaaaataattatatgacATCAAGAGACTTTTCCCCTCCCAAAAGTTATGGAGAAAATATTGAGTTATTATAA
- a CDS encoding pre-mRNA-splicing factor CWF18, producing the protein MGNTQAILSEKDQKDLLQAANFSETDIKKMYKRFIELDTNKNGQLDPNELFDVPEISDNPLVKRVISIFDSNSDGKVSFVEFLVGITKLASSTDDFQKKKFAFDIYDINKDGMISNGELFTVMKMMIGNNLNDIQLQQLVDRTILQADKDGDGMISFEEFKDMISHMDVGNIHIFNNNKITTNIRSIYFCINFIIVVSNKIIKLTEYRQQHRKTVDGRLCAAAFVQDDQTYTDCTKATDPNGITGKDWCYVEVQLIGKGNRDWDYCKGVINYDVVRSKARTFFQAKSNELSSAVTKLDVEHKKLGGIYEKYQEICGATSELLKKKIQEINDIAKISSRNINKLLLQASSISDTETKMYELEDEVDKNRKAFLENKKNCSVLKGYAVEDRADGLIGSYYDNAYFSGYPVSINTDKYINYIWDTGIPIENIPYQHFSVRWDGYLKIPQTGNYIITIEHDCGVRIFLDNSPIIVSNMPYPKEDESEEMKPISVLPIEKINAKVHKISSEKLGLIGGKKYKFRIEYFHLSSIKYENPDNAHIIIYWKSDNIVEEIIPTNYFFQGNVTSPLRISELRGNEYEIIFLENGVYAFMNSLDFIVTDIPTIYERSKAIRTLSDPNKNTIRFRINAYSTAYIAIPKEEKEIPLNDVSKKNFVNTKETLSIYQVQEANTNATEQKIYNVFSSEYYEGEVIIKLQKPTPFLIFMQQKELRSTDICRGYIQAVSLTNSAYFNSCYTSSYESKKFDCNAGFSGDNHEKEYSTWKTASNKSLGQYVSINFNYDMDIYSFTFKTLNSTENAITELSLYFPNTKNPETFTISLGHHHYKLKTPIKTKTIKAVISKVNDPKSQSGGNIAFYGIPCIDSKNQQINIEKKNQYEINIFFRSKNVNILTKPLNWLIDSGMKKQVHGNFKYGWEKLPTSIESENLDKKDLSHAGISFLPLECKINEACDTLNTWSIDLLHEGTYYISIEIGSPSGRQELNSIKVNGEVFINNIFLKPKQYTKVSAEVNITKNKIVQISTNTNTKNIDIEYEQYYNRNFVASLAICLKLHGNGKEKMEMKDFNNLKFYNYIPVNRELKKCCVPCPDTEEFEVKLNQELDEQLKNAFQGNILDQINARNINVDLKRDLQKKLNILSKRTDKAIIELIKRKINESKNNKETSNVNDEQENTSMTLNFDRKNDHNLGHLLHQTLNKLDVMDESD; encoded by the exons ATGGG AAACACACAAGCAATACTATCTGAGAAGGATCAAAAGGATTTATTACAAGCAGCTAATTTTAGTGAAactgatataaaaaaaatgtacaaaagGTTTATAGAACTTGACACAAATAAGAACGGACAGCTAGATCCAAATGAATTATTTGATGTTCCTGAAATAAGTgat aacCCATTAGTAAAACGAGTTATATCAATATTTGATTCAAATTCAGACGGAAAAGTTTCCTTTGTTGAATTTTTAGTTGGCATTa CAAAACTAGCGTCAAGTACTGACGATTtccaaaagaaaaaatttgcCTTTGACATTTATGATATAAACAAAGATGGAATGATTTCCAATGGAGAGTTATTTACCGTTATGAAAATGATGATCgggaataatttaaatgacATACAG TTACAGCAGCTAGTTGATCGAACAATTTTGCAAGCAGACAAAGATGGGGATGGGATGATTTCCTTTGAGGAATTTAAAGAT aTGATATCACATATGGATGTTGGAA ACATCcatattttcaataataataaaattacaacGAATATTAGAAGTATTTATTTctgtataaattttataatagtagttagtaataaaataatc aAACTAACAGAATACCGTCAACAACACAGGAAAACAGTGGATGGCCGGTTATGCGCTGCGGCGTTTGTGCAAGATGATCAGACATACACAGACTGTACAAAAGCGACGGATCCTAACGGAATAACTGGAAAAGATTGGTGTTATGTAGAAGTCCAGTTAATAGGCAAGGGTAACAGAGATTGGGATTATTGTAAAGGAGTAATTAATTATGATGTTGTAAGGTCAAAAGCTCGAACATTTTTTCAAGCGAAATCAAATGAGTTAAGTAGTGCTGTTACAAAATTAGATGTTGAACACAAGAAATTAGGAGGTATATATGAGAAATATCAAGAAATATGTGGAGCTACATCAgagttattaaaaaagaaaattcaaGAAATTAATGACATAGCTAAAATATCGagtagaaatataaataagttaTTATTACAAGCATCATCTATTAGTGATACAGAAACCAAAATGTATGAACTAGAAGATGAAGTAGACAAGAATAGAAAAGCATTTctggaaaacaaaaaaaattgttctgTATTAAAAGGATATGCTGTTGAAGATAGAGCTGATGGACTAATTGGTAGCTACTATGACAATGCTTATTTTTCAGGATATCCTGTATCAATTAATactgataaatatataaattatatttggGATACAGGTATACCGATAGAAAATATTCCTTATCAACACTTTTCTGTTAGATGGGAtggatatttaaaaattcctCAAACAGGTAACTATATTATAACTATTGAACATGACTGTGGCGTAAGAATATTTTTGGATAATTCTCCAATAATAGTGAGTAATATGCCATATCCAAAAGAAGATGAATCAGAAGAGATGAAACCAATATCTGTTCTTCCTatcgaaaaaataaatgctaAGGTACATAAAATTAGTTCAGAAAAATTAGGATTAATTGGAGGAAAGAAATACAAATTTCGTATAGAATATTTTCACTTAAGTAgtattaaatatgaaaatccTGACAATgctcatattattatatattggaAATCTGATAATATAGTAGAGGAAATTATTccaacaaattattttttccaagGTAACGTAACCAGCCCATTAAGAATTAGTGAACTAAGAGGTAATgaatatgaaattattttccttGAAAATGGGGTGTATGCTTTTATGAATTCATTAGATTTCATAGTTACTGATATCCCTACTATTTATGAAAGATCAAAAGCTATCCGTACTTTGTCTGATCCTAATAAAAATACCATTCGATTCAGAATAAATGCATACAGTACTGCCTACATTGCTATACCAAAGGAAGAAAAGGAAATTCCCCTTAACGATGTATCTAAAAAGAATTTCGTAAATACGAAAGAGACCTTATCCATATATCAAGTACAAGAAGCAAATACTAACGCAActgaacaaaaaatatataatgtattctCGTCTGAATACTACGAGGgagaagtaataataaaattacagAAACCAACGCCATTTCTTATATTCATGCAACAAAAGGAATTAAGATCTACAGACATTTGTAGAGGATATATACAAGCAGTTTCGCTAACAAATTCAgcttattttaattcttgTTATACCTCTTCTTATGAATCCAAAAAATTTGATTGTAATGCTGGTTTTAGTGGAGATAATCATGAAAAGGAATATTCAACATGGAAAACAGCTTCAAATAAATCATTAGGACAATATGTAAGCATCAATTTTAACTACgatatggatatatattcatttactTTCAAAACGTTAAATTCGACAGAAAATGCAATTACAGAACTATCCTTATATTTTCCTAACACGAAGAATCCTGAAACGTTTACAATATCTTTAGGACATCATCATTACAAGCTGAAGACAcctataaaaacaaaaacgaTAAAAGCTGTTATATCTAAAGTAAATGATCCAAAAAGTCAGAGTGGTGGAAATATTGCTTTTTATGGTATCCCATGTATAGACTCAAAAAATCAGCAaattaatatagaaaaaaaaaatcagtacgaaattaatattttttttagaagtAAGAATGTTAACATATTAACAAAACCATTAAATTGGCTCATAGATAGTGGAATGAAAAAACAAGTGCATGGAAATTTTAAATACGGCTGGGAAAAATTACCTACATCAATAGAGTCAGAAAATTTAGACAAAAAAGATTTATCACATGCAGGTATATCATTCCTCCCTTTAGaatgtaaaattaatgaagCTTGTGATACTTTGAATACTTGGTCAATTGACTTATTACACGAAGGAACGTATTACATATCTATAGAAATCGGCTCCCCATCCGGAAGACAAGAATTAAATTCAATTAAAGTAAATGGTgaagtatttataaataacattttcTTGAAACCTAAGCAGTACACAAAAGTTAGCGCTGAAgttaatataacaaaaaataaaatagtacaAATTTCTACAAACACGAATACG AAGAATATTGATATAGAATATGAACAATATTATAACCGAAATTTCGTTGCATCATTAGCTA TTTGTTTGAAGTTGCATGGAAAtggtaaagaaaaaatggaaatgaaagattttaataatttgaaattttataattacattcCTGTGAATAGAGAACTTAAGAAATGTTGTGTGCCATGTCCTGATACAGAAGAATTTGAAGTGAAATTAAATCAAGAATTAGATGAACAATTGAAAAATGCATTCCAGGGTAATATCCTTGATCAAATTAATGCTAGGAATATCAATGTAGATTTGAAAAGAGATttacagaaaaaattaaatatattatcaaaaaGAACGGATAAAGCGATCatagaattaattaaaaggaaaataaatgaaagtaaaaataataaggaaaCGTCCAACGTAAATGACGAACAGGAAAATACGAGTATGACATTAAACTTTGACCGAAAAAATGACCACAACTTGGGTCATCTTCTACATCAGACACTCAATAAGTTAGATGTAATGGACGAATCAGATTAA